The nucleotide sequence tgtgtgtgtgtgtgtgtgtgtgtgtgtgtgtgtgtgtgtgtgtgtgtgtgtgtgtgtgtgtgtgtgtgtgtgtgtgtgtgtgtgtgtgtgtgtgtgtgtgtgtgtgcgtgtccgtgtgtctgagtgtggacagagaaatatgtaaaaaaaaaaaaaaaaaaaaaaaaaagatgtgtatatgtatatatgtatagggaaaTATGCATAAAGAgtgtacgtgtgcgcgcgcgcgcgcgtgtgtgtgtgtgtgtgtgtgtatgagtaagagtatgggtatgtgtatgtgtatgtatgtgtgtgtgtgtgtatgtgtgtgtgtgtgtgtgtgtgtgtgtgtggtgtgtgtgtgtgtgtgtgtgtgtgtctgcgcgtgcgtGTCTGCGAGCGCGGGTGTCGATTTGCTTTGGAATAAACACATACCTCTCCCATCCACAACTGCACATATGAAATATTTTCTAAACTATGTCCCTCAAGCAGATATATGACGAAAGTTTCTTCCATCTTTTTCGGGATGCTCTCCTGACTCTCTTATGCTCAGAagtgaagataaaaatataaacgaTGCTTCATTATAGCTTACATGTTAACATCACACTTACCGATACAGCTCATAATGCTACCAAAGTGTTTCGTATATTCAGTTCCTTACCATATATCAATGAATGAAATtaccttttatctctttttcttttttcttctcttcgatCATGTATTTCCTATGTGCCTCGAAGTAGGAAACAATGCCCTAGCCCACCCTGCAGAGGTAGACCCAgtcaaaaaaaggaatagaaaaagagaaaaaaaatatatgagagagTAATGCTATAGTATTTTCGCCACTAGGAAAATATGGTTCCCACCTCTAGCTTATACTCTACTTTATATCTACACTCATATCACTTGAACTTTTTACTTGtcttaatgctaatgttaatagtTATCAGTATAATTTGGCTTTATTCATggtcaaatctttttttttttttcctttttctcaaataaataatcttcctttttatttttgttacattttgaGCAATGTCCAATGCGTGATTAAAAATATCAGAAGCAATCAgattctctctcaatatatatttctttccttgaAAATACCTTACAATACTTTATCTCCCAATCAAAATGCTCAGCCATTTTAATCTAGGTGTGCgccatgcttgtgtgtgtgtgtgtgtatgtgtgtgtgtgtgtgtgtgtgtgtgtgtgtgtgtgtgtgtgtgtgtgtgtgtgtgtgtgtgtgtgtgtgtgtgtgtgtgtgtgtgtgtgtgtgtgtgtgtgtgtgtgtgtgtgtgtgtgtccgtgcgtgtgtgtgcgtgcgtgcgtccgtgcctgtgtgcgtgtgtgcctttctgtctgtccgtctctccgcATACGGTTATATTCAATCAATCAGAGAAATATTTTTAGAGCTGATACATCACAAAACTATTACCGTTACATAATCATCACAGTTCATGTGATCCTTCTACGTTTTTTGAAAGTAAAACAGAAATATTTcaaaggaaaaatttataaagGTTAATACAAGCAAAATGTTTGCGTGATATGTGGGTGAAATTAGTGATAATTACGACAGTATTATCCCTAATAAGGTTTACAAAGAAGTCTGTGATATGAgacatggaaataatgatgacgatttaAAGTCATTTTTGGTAtggtaaataatataagaaaatataaagtattatcaagggaacatatattatacacaaatgaaagaatggtgtgtgtgtgtgtgtgtgtgtgtgtgtgtgtgtgtgtgtgtgtgtgtgtgtgtgtgtgtgtgtgtgtgtgtgtgtgtgtgtgcgtgtgcgtgtgtgtgcgtgtgcgtgtgtgtgtgcgtgcgtgtgtgtgtttgcttacatacattaatatatataaatatatatatatatatatatatatatatatatatatatatatatatatatatatatacacacacagacacatacacgcacacatatatatatatatatatatatatatataatatatatatatatatatatatatatatatatatatatatatatatacatatattcgtatatataaacgtgtgtgtatggatatgtgtgtgtgtgtgtgtgtgtgtgtgtgtgtatgtgtgtgtgtgtgtgtgtgtgtgtgtgtgtgtgtgtgtgtgtgtgtgtgtgtgtgtgtgtgtgtgtgtgtgtgtgtgtgtgtgtgtgtgtgtggtgtgtgtgtgtgtgtgtgtgtgtgtgttctgtgtctgtatatatatattatatatatatatatatatatatatatatatatatatatatatatatatatatatatatatatatatatatatatatatatatatatatatatatatatatatatatatataatactgataatcaataataattataatgccaataataacaatgataataatatcaatgataataataataataatgatgatgataaaagtaatattgataacaacaaaacaacaacaataacaataatagtaaatgataagaaataataatgatagtaataaaatcataatcatattagtaattataaaagataatgataatgataatgataatgatagtgacgatcatgatagtattgatattattagtaatatcatcatcatcattataatggtctgataatgataatgataataataataataataataataataataataataataataataataaaggtaatgcaaatgataatgataaaataataataacaataatagcaattataataataatgataacactaataatattaataatggcaaaaacaagatttataattatagaaagattgatgatgctgataacaatGACATCGATGATAtccaaaatatatcaatatattttttttaataaaatgtcaGGAAAATTTAGAACTACAGTAATACCGGTAATGACTCTATCAgtaagtgttaatgataataatagatggtATTAATATCACAAGTAGAGTATAATCTGCactattttcttcatttgtaatactaatactattaccgCCTTCTGGActataatcaagataatgataatcatgatcaaaatcgttagacaaaaaaaaaatcaaggaaattaaTTAACAGAAGTGTTCATGTTGTTCGCTGTTGATATTGGGAATAATAGTGATGGAAATAACTTCACTTTTACTGTCCCTAGATTTTccgtactaccactactactattgtgTTTACTAATACAATGCCACTTAACAATAACAAGACTATAATAActactttttctattctttctcttgctAAAGTCACttatactgctattattattgccgcAGTTACCAGTAGTacgactatcattattacaacgaTAATCTGccactgctgctattactattattacaataaaatggccattactattactattaacacaacagcaactactactacaacacttTATACTGCAGCTGCAacaactaccattattactactattactaccatttctACTATCATTTCTACTATTCCTAATTCTACTGAAAAAGTCATATAGACAACAATGAAGGTTCTTATGTTGACGATAAagaccaaaagagagaaagaaatgcaaacggaataaagacaggagagaggaaaatgggaaaaagaaagacgaataagaataacaagcaaagagaggtaaaggaagtgtgtaaaaatatgaatgataatgaaaacagaaatgataatgataataatgatagtaataataacaacaacaacaacaatataatgataataataacaatgataataataataataataataataataataataataataataataataataataataataataataataataataatgataataacagtaataacaacaacaacaacaacaacaataataataataataaaaaactaaaaactatattagtaatggatgatgatgatgatgatgatgacaaaataataagaatgacaataataatgattacaatagcaACAGCacgacaacaataattattattacaatgatggaACCGCTTAACGACCTCGataacaagagcaacaataacgatgatagtaataataatgatgataatgtttatgataatgaaaactacaataccTTCTTCTGTGCTTTTGAGAAACTAATTCATATCTTATTGCTAttgtacataattttttataatactagAACTATGACAGATACTACTATCAATGTTTATAAActgttaataaatataatggtggtggtgacgatgaaaaaacaacaaaaacaacaaaagcaatagcagcaaaacaaaaaagatacaaacacaTTACAAAAGACAGTAACAAAACAGATACGGCATATATGTAGGATATGGATACCATTGCCCCAGCATATAACAAGCGCActagaaaattaattttaatcgcATTTACCTCTTCCCGTATTGAGACTAATTACGTTTTTTCAGATTCTTTATCATGAATTGCATTTTTTCCATTGCTTCTAACTTGGCTGCTCATCATGTAATATCCCTACGGTGATAATGCAATCTGGTAGGGCTTTAATTTGGCAATTATATAATTGGGCGGAGCTTTGATTTGGCGCTGTTGTGTTGTAATTTGGTGCGGGTTTTTAATCGAGAGAACTGTGCTGTTATTCGGAGGGATGTGCAGGCTCACTTGGGTTTGCATTTGACGAGGTTTTAATTCTGTGATGTTGCAACTCAAACTACATGGTATTGTGTGTCCAGATCGACTATGTTGTGATCCAGGTCAGTAACATAATCAGTATCTACTGTTGTAATTCAGCTGATTAATATTGTAGTTCCTTTGTGTGATGTTTCAGATTCAGTTTATTGAGGTTGTTAATTGCTTCATTCATGCTGTAACTCGCCATTGCAATGCCATAATTCACTTCCATGGTGACATATAACGAATCGCAAGAATGTTCGTTCTTATCATTGGGTTGTGATTCACATTCTTTACGGATAAGATCCATATAACCTGTAAACAACAAAGAACATGCGGATGGAGTCTCGATTCAGCCATTTCTTGGAGTAGTGTCGTACAAAGCACTATCAACCCCCAGGAACAAGTGGCCGAAGTTGCTCCTTGTTATTGAAGGAGTGAAATTCTTGCAGCCGAGAATCATTTGAGCCGTTGAACATTTTTTTCGACGTTGGAAACAGCATGAATGAACGAATCAATCGGTGGaagaacaaatgaaataaaacgttTAGTAACCTTGCACATGTTTGGAAAGGTACTCACATACTGTAGATCATATAACTCAAACGTAACGTATTGAATGCCAGCACAaaaccaaacaagcaaacagcaaaacaaaaaacaaaaacatacaggtGACACCGGTTGTGATATTTATATACGTTTGGAATGCACACGAAAGTGAAGCAGAAAAAGTATTATCAgtttaatagacacacacacgtatatatttgtgcgtgcgtgtgtgtgtgtgtgtgtgtgtgtgtgtgtgtgtgtgtgtgtgtgtgtgtgtgtgtgtgtgtgtgtgtgtgtgtgtgtgtgtgtgtgtgtatatatatatatatatatatatatatatatatatatatatatatatatactcacacgcacacacggacacacacataaacaaactcaccacatacacaaacacacagacacacagacacacagacacacacacacacacacacacacacacacacacacacacacacacacacacacacacacacacacacacacacagatatatatatatatatatatatatatatatatatatatatatatatatatatatatatatatatgtgtgtgtgtgtgtgtgtgtgtgtgtgtgtgtgtgtgtgtgtgtgtgtgtgtgtgtgtgtgtgtggtgtgtgcgcgtgttcgtgtgcgtgtgcgtatgcgtgtgcgtgtgcgtgcgcgtgcgcgtgcgtgtgcgtgtgcgtgcgtttgcgatTGTGTGTTAGggtctatatgtaaatatgtttatatgcatgtctatatatatgtgtgtatatatttatacatacatacatgtgtacatatatatgtatatatatatgcatatatacatatacatatatatgtgtgactgtgtgtgtgtgtgtgtgtgtgtgtgtgtgtgtgtgtgtgtgtgtgtgtgtgtgtgtgtgtgtgtgtgtgtgtgtgtgtgtgtgtgtgtgtgtgtgtgtgaatgtgtatatatatatatatatatatatatatatatatatatatatatatatatagagagagaagagagagaagagagagagagagagagagagagagagagagagagagagagaggagagagagagagagagagagagagagagagagagagagagagagagataaatacatacatatggatatatatatatatatatatatatatatatatacatatatacatatgtatgtgtgtgtatatatataatttacacgcatacacacacacacataagtgtatgtgtgtgtgttgtgtgtgtgtgtgtgtgtgtgtgtgtgtgtgtgtgtgtgtgtgtgtgtgtgtgtgtgtgtgtgtgtgtgtgtgtatacgtatatatttatatgtaaatgtatgtaaacatatatatgtatacatatgtatatatacatacgtacacatacatagataaatatatgtttacatctataaatatagagatacgcatacaaaaaaatatatgtttatatatattatacatatataaaaatatatatacatatgtgtgagtgagtgagtgagtgagtgagtgagtgagtgagtgagtgagtgagtgagtgagtgagtgagtgagtgagtgtgtttatgcatgtgtgtttatacatgtttgtttgtacatatgtgtttatacatgtgtgcatatatgtgtatatatacgtatatacgaatatgtgtgtgcggtgtgtgtgtgtgtgtgtgtgtttttgtgtgtatttatgtgtgtgtgtgtgtgtgtgtgtgtgtgtgtgtgtgagacagcacacacataattataatatatatatatttaataatattataatatgtgtgtgttggtgtgtgtgtgtgtgtgtgtgtgtgtgtgtgtgtgtgtgttttacatacaacataacaatatatatatatatatatatatatatatatatatatatatatatatatatatagcatatacatacatatacatatatgtgatatatacgcagtgtatgtatatgtatatgtatatgcatttgtatatgtatatgaatatgtatataccatatgaatatacatgtatatgtatatatactcatgtatgtttatacatatatatatatatatatatatatatatatatatatatatatatatatatatatatacacacacacacacacacacacacaacaacacatatacatcaaaatgttatatatatatatatatatatatatatatatatatatatatatatatatatatccatatacatatttctatatatagatagatattttgtttatatatatatatatatatatatatatatgatatattatatatatatgtgtgtgtgtgtgtgtgtgtgtgtgtgtgtgtgtgtgtgtgtgtgtgtgtgtgtgcatacacacacacaaacaaacacacacacacacacacgcacacgcacacgcacacgcacacgcacacgcacacgcacacacacacacatatatatgtatatgtatatgtatatatatatatatatatatatatatatatatatatatatttatctatgtgtgtgtgtgtgtgtcatacctatatctatctatctatctatctatctatctaaatagttcataaatatacatatgtatatatattatataggcatatagaattatatgtgcatttattattattattattattattatatatatatatatatatatatatatatatatatatatatatatatatatgtattatatatatatatatatatatatatatatatatatatatatgtgtgtaaataagagagagagagagaaaggaaaaaggaaaaggaaaaggaaagaaggaaaaggaaaaggaaaagaaagagagagagagagagagagagaggagagagagagaggagagagagagagagagagagagagagagagaggagagagagagagagagagagagagagagagagagagagagagagagagagatggacagacagacagagaagacggAAAGGAGACGCAAGAGAGAGACGCGCGGAGTAGACGTAAAGTGACGTTATCTCTTCCTACGTCTGGCCAAAATGTCGAAAGATTCTTGATATTATTGCTTCTCCTTGGAACTTAAAGACCGGATTTTCTTACACTTTCGAACATattgattgttttcttttattctattcgtTTTCATGTGCTATCTCTGTATGGAAGAACTATAAGAATACAttttggaaaaggaaacagaaaaaaataaatccacagAGACAAAGTCTTGGGGCCACGGTCGCAGTGACTGAATCATGAGGCAAATTAAGTCTTTAGCATAATCAGCCTGATTATCTCACAGAGTTCCTAATCTAGTTAGATTTTTTTGAGAAAGACTGACATAAAAGTGTCACTCTGAACTTACACGCGCACACATTGTTTGATACATAGCATTTGCCAGGCAGAGATTCTTGTTTCGAAAGCTAAAGTTGTCTATCAAAGCAACGTCTCGTTCTTAGCCTTAAATGATAACTACGGAGGAACctacaatatttatttatataaaaaatcaaatcaaggTCCTTCGGCGTGCGGGAATATGTCATTGATCATCATGGTAACCGGAGGTTTGCTTACACCTGTGTAAATGCGATAGAACGAATAACTtatcgcacatacacatacatactaatcgTTGCATATCATTTCGAGTGAATGTACTGCAAGACCGTGATTATGCCTTATAGATGTTGCCTCCGCGAGTGAGGCATTGAGAGCCCAAGCGCCTGACTTACCAGATAGTAGACAGCGAAGGGCATGACGAGGGCAGCCAACAGCAAGTCGGCGACCGCGAGCGACATGATTAAGTAATTCGTGACCGTCTGCAGGGAACGTTCTTTATACACTGACATGAGCACCAGGATGTTACCGAAGATTGTGAACACCGGGAACAGCAAGAGAAGCAGCGTCCAGTAGTTCCGCTCTGCGTTCTCGCTGTCCACTTCCACGGTACAGTTCATGGTGCAGTTGTCCATCATCGGCTGCGTCATGTTGGTGCAATTTTCGTAGTCCAAACACAGGCTAATCATCTCGGTGACGACGGACGTGGCGGCGTTGGAGGCAACCGTCGCCAGCTCCTCTTGCCCGTTCACCACGCCGCCCGCGTACTGAAGCTcgcccacatcctcctcctcctccaactttaACGTGGGCACCTTTAAAACGGGCAATGTCTGCGCCAGGGAGCGCATCCCCGCGGGTAGGCCAGCGGGTATGGAGGTGGCTCCCGCAGGTGGGGCGCGAGGCGACGGGGGTGGCTGTAGTGTGGGTGACATGTTGTGTCACCCACACCGAGCACCTCTTCACTGTGATGGTAAGCCTAGACGGAGCAGGTGGTTGGCAGGTGGTGCGACACGCGTCGGGCGACACAGAGGCGGGCGAGCGAGGCTCCACACTGTGAGAGGCTGACGGGGCGGAGGGCGGTCCGTGCTCGCGCTC is from Penaeus monodon isolate SGIC_2016 chromosome 12, NSTDA_Pmon_1, whole genome shotgun sequence and encodes:
- the LOC119579679 gene encoding dopamine D2-like receptor, which translates into the protein MSPTLQPPPSPRAPPAGATSIPAGLPAGMRSLAQTLPVLKVPTLKLEEEEDVGELQYAGGVVNGQEELATVASNAATSVVTEMISLCLDYENCTNMTQPMMDNCTMNCTVEVDSENAERNYWTLLLLLFPVFTIFGNILVLMSVYKERSLQTVTNYLIMSLAVADLLLAALVMPFAVYYLV